ACGGGATAGCCTCAAAAGATTATCTGAAAATTAAATGGCTCATTCAGAAACGTACCAATAACGTTATCTTCACCGGGTTTGTCCGCGATATTGCAGAAGCATACTGTGCAGCTGATATCTTTTTTATGCCCACATTTGCCGAGACCTTCGGATTGGCCGTTCTTGAGGCACAGGCATGTGGACTCCCGGTTCTAGCAAGAAATATTCCTGAGTTTCATGAAGTATACGGAGATACCGTACGATATTTTTCAACAATTGAAGATGCAGGACGCGAGATAACGGATGAGACAACGCTGAGGGCATGTGCAATTCAGGCACGGGATGCTTCAGCACATTATGACATTAAAGATGTTTGTACTGCACATATCAAACTCTACCAGGAGATTTTCAATACATGATATCAGTAATTGTTCCTTCATTTAACGAAGAAGAACGTATAGAAGGATGCCTTTCTTCGCTAACTAAACAGACTCTATCCAGGGATCACTACGAGATAATTGTAGTTGATGGTGGATCAAAAGATAAAACCCGTGAGATTGCAGAAAAGTATGCTGACACTGTATTCATCCAGACCAGTCCAAAAGTCGGGGGGGCACGCAATGACGGAGCACTCCAGGCAAAAGGAGAGATACTGGTAACTACTGACGCTGACACATATCTGCCTCCTGATTGGCTCGAACGGATTGAAAAGGGCTTTGAAGATTCAAGGGTTGTAATGATCTATGGTCCTGTCAGGCCTATAGAGAATACCATAAAGAACCGTCTTTATCTCTTTCTTGCAAACACCTTTGCAGGAATCGGCTATCTGACTGGAACAGTTCTCTTTACCCTGGGCTGCAATAGTGCATTTAGACGGGAAGCTTTTATGAAGGCAGGAATGTACCGTGTTTCTGATGCAGGAGATGATCTGGAGATCGCTCACCGGATGAAGCGAGAAGGAAAAATCTGGTTTGATCGTAAACTCTGGGTCGGCTTCTCCATGCGGCGATATGATCAGTTCGGTGCTCTGAAATCAGTGTATGAGTGGTTCTACATAGTCTTTCACGGAGGAGACGCAGATAAGTACTCGTATACCAGGCGTGAATACCGGTAAAAAATCATTTTTCAAAGGCAACTATTATGAAAAGATGCTTTTTTCTCTCATAATTAGCATGAGTCTTCATCAGGCTGGAATGGTTCTTAAACATGAATAGACAATCCTATAATAGTTTGAAACTATCCCGCACGTTAACAGGCAGGTACAGGTAATGTTTGACCACCAAAAAGAAGCACTCACCGAGGTACTCATCGTCGAAGATGATGAGATCATCTCATCGTTGATCGAGAAATTTCTCCTTCAACGTGAGTACATGGTTACCGCACGGGTTACCACCGGAGAAGAAGCACTTTATAAGGTTGCCGAGCATCTGCCAGATATCGTTTTGATGGATATCAATCTCGCTGGAAAAATTGACGGGATCACTGCAACAAAATACATTACATCGATATTTAGAATTCCAGTAATCTTTCTATCAGCACAGGATGATGAGAAGACATTAAACCGGGCAGCCAATGCCGAGCCGGCAAGTTTTATCATCAAACCATTCAGCGGAAAGGACCTCTACTCCAACATCGAGATAGCTCTCCATAATGATCGACTGCTCAAGAAATCCAAGGACTTCCAGTTCAGTAAGATCCGCAGGGTGGCACGAGCTGCGCTCTCTGAACTGGATGCGTATTTCATCCTTGATAACAGAGGAAGAATCCTCTTTATCAACCCTTATGGAGAGCACATCCTCAATGTTTCACGAAATAATGTAATCAATGATCCAATTGGCAAATACCTGACATTCTACGATACCAGACAGAATACTGTTTTTACCGATACATATCAGGATGTTATCAGAGAGAGTCTGGTTCTTGGAATAAAACAACATATCGCGGTCAAGATGAAGGATGGGACCTTTAGACATGTTGTAATTCAATCATCTTCAATCAGGGATGCAGCAAACGAAACGATTGGAGTGATGGTCAGAATGCATATGAAGATGAAGAATGAAGTTTGATCCAGACCGGATGGTTTATACCTCCTTACGACTCACTTGTATAAGCACCTCAGTCCCGGTAGGGTAGTGGATATCCTAGAAGCCTGCGGAGCTTTTGACCCGGGTTCAAGTCCCGGCCGGGGCGCTAAAATTTTTCAAGATTTTTTTTCCGGTTTTAATCCTTCACTTTTGTCTTCACTAGCAGGTATTTTGATAATATAACATCGTTTTGCAATTAATATTATCAAATTCAAGATTGCGTTTTATAATAAAAAACACGAAACGGGAATTTATATTAAGAGGCTTAAAGTGCTTATTTTAACCATTTTTTTCAGACACAGATAATAATTTTTTTTGTTGAAACAATGAAGGCATAATCCTATCAACTATTTTCTGCTTATTACTGAATTACAGATAAATTGAAGCGGTAATTATTGACAGAGAGAACTATATATATAAGTTATTATTATTTTAAATAGGAAATGAATATGGCCCATTTTTGCCTGGTTTTTCATCGCCTGGAGATAATTTTCATTATCATTTTTCTTTTCATTTTTCAGGGCGTAATTGCTGAGTCAATACAGAATACTTCAAATCCACATGAAATTTTCCAATATAACAACCCGCTAACCCAATCTTCTCCAATCGGCACCCCAATCTTAAAAACAACAGGTATTCAGACAACTATCATTTCGACGACGCCCACAATTAGTGCCCCAATAATAAACACAGCACCTGCTCCTAATTTTTCTTCGTCAGATGTTAGTATTCTTTTAAATCCCGGATGGAATTTTATCTCAACACCGGTTCCCTTAAAATCTGGAAAAAATACATTAAATATTCTTAAGGATATCAACACCAGAGGTCACTCACTATATGGATTTGACCCTGTTGGGGGATGGACTAAACTAAATAGTTCGGATATATTTCAACCATTAATTGGAATCTGGATTTATTCTGTAAGTCAAATATCAGTACCTCTGGAATATGATACAAAAAATTCACCTTATCCTGATGGAATTTATTTGAAAAAAGGGTGGAATGCAATCGGTTCCAGTACAACTACAGCAGTGCCAATAAGTGAATTCCTCTCATCAGTAAAAGACAATTGGGTTTTTTTTGTTGCATTCAATTCCCTGACTCAAACTACTGACTCACCATTAATCAGAGGATGGAAATCTGATCCAAACACGGAACAATTTTTAATCCAACCAGGTAAGGGATATTGGCTGTTTATGAGTTCTGATGGGGTTTTTTCCAGGCCAAAAAAAATGTCTGACATACAGGTATCCGGAACAGTGGCATACAATACTGTAAGTGATGATGGATGGAAATTTTCTATTCCTGGAACAGTAAAAGGATCAATTTCACCAAACACCGGAGAAATTAC
This DNA window, taken from Methanospirillum lacunae, encodes the following:
- a CDS encoding glycosyltransferase; protein product: MISVIVPSFNEEERIEGCLSSLTKQTLSRDHYEIIVVDGGSKDKTREIAEKYADTVFIQTSPKVGGARNDGALQAKGEILVTTDADTYLPPDWLERIEKGFEDSRVVMIYGPVRPIENTIKNRLYLFLANTFAGIGYLTGTVLFTLGCNSAFRREAFMKAGMYRVSDAGDDLEIAHRMKREGKIWFDRKLWVGFSMRRYDQFGALKSVYEWFYIVFHGGDADKYSYTRREYR
- a CDS encoding ATP-binding response regulator, encoding MFDHQKEALTEVLIVEDDEIISSLIEKFLLQREYMVTARVTTGEEALYKVAEHLPDIVLMDINLAGKIDGITATKYITSIFRIPVIFLSAQDDEKTLNRAANAEPASFIIKPFSGKDLYSNIEIALHNDRLLKKSKDFQFSKIRRVARAALSELDAYFILDNRGRILFINPYGEHILNVSRNNVINDPIGKYLTFYDTRQNTVFTDTYQDVIRESLVLGIKQHIAVKMKDGTFRHVVIQSSSIRDAANETIGVMVRMHMKMKNEV